From a region of the Mauremys mutica isolate MM-2020 ecotype Southern chromosome 12, ASM2049712v1, whole genome shotgun sequence genome:
- the LOC123345649 gene encoding protein S100-A16-like isoform X2 — MGQSLQPEPSGERSGGRKPDEMAEEGSELERGLHAIVGSFYRYAEGSEGPKELDQAAFQTLLSNELSHQLTNAEDRKAALDMFKTVDANNDQKISFDEYWDLIAEICRVIRRSHYNE, encoded by the exons ATGGGGCAGAGTTTGCAGCCGGAGCCGTCCGGGGAGAGGAGCG GTGGAAGGAAGCCCGACGAGATGGCAgaggagggctctgagctggaaagGGGCCTCCATGCCATCGTGGGCAGCTTCTACAGATACGCCGAGGGCTCCGAGGGACCCAAGGAGCTGGACCAGGCGGCTTTCCAGACGTTGCTCAGCAATGAGCTGAGCCATCAGCTCACG AACGCAGAGGACCGGAAGGCAGCGCTGGACATGTTTAAGACGGTGGATGCCAACAACGATCAGAAAATCTCCTTCGACGAGTACTGGGATCTCATCGCAGAGATTTGCCGAGTGATCCGGCGTAGCCATTATAACGAGTAG